A single genomic interval of Methanorbis rubei harbors:
- a CDS encoding FAD-dependent oxidoreductase — protein MIYIVGGGPAGRMAAVRLASAGKEVTLFEKRALGGQCVHDGCMLVCGLNDVARSIRDTEFLRNTGVIEGTVSVRYPEVMRRLEEVQARLSKILERETLDAGVKIQYGVTAEVEGRSVIADGVRYDDAEAVIVASGAEMYVPDVSGAGLFGTYTARTIRSMPALPKRMAIVGGGISAAEFAYIFSSFGVEVSLFARSSFLSMLPKRMHKAALRDLSSVHIYENAPIGRVLGSDHVVGVVAGDVTVACDAVLFATGVRPHSPHVRGFLKNADGSIVVNEKMETSVRGVYACGDVVGAPYFTPVSRLQGFAAADAILGVSRTVDLSRIPFTVVLGLDYTVCRDADASGASFASPNIAGPGSVWHVSDGSVGTMELNVDTSNGQIVGFSSSGPGTGLVGTYLGYLVRKGVTVHEFSSMLEIHPISDGLYSMIRFAEDHLADQKRE, from the coding sequence ATGATTTATATTGTCGGTGGAGGTCCGGCCGGCAGGATGGCGGCTGTGCGGCTTGCCTCTGCCGGCAAAGAAGTTACTCTTTTTGAGAAGCGTGCGCTGGGTGGCCAGTGCGTGCATGATGGCTGTATGCTGGTGTGCGGGCTGAATGATGTTGCCCGCAGCATTCGCGACACCGAGTTTCTGCGAAACACGGGTGTCATTGAAGGTACCGTCTCTGTCCGATATCCTGAGGTGATGCGGCGTCTGGAAGAGGTTCAGGCCCGTCTCTCCAAAATTCTCGAGCGTGAGACGCTGGATGCAGGGGTAAAAATACAGTACGGGGTGACTGCGGAGGTTGAGGGGCGGTCGGTGATTGCTGACGGAGTTCGGTATGATGATGCCGAGGCGGTGATTGTTGCGTCGGGCGCTGAGATGTATGTGCCTGATGTGTCCGGTGCCGGACTTTTTGGGACATACACGGCACGAACGATCCGATCGATGCCTGCGTTGCCAAAAAGGATGGCGATTGTCGGCGGCGGTATTTCTGCGGCTGAGTTTGCGTATATTTTTTCTTCTTTTGGTGTTGAGGTTTCACTGTTTGCGAGAAGTTCTTTTCTTTCGATGCTGCCGAAGCGGATGCATAAGGCGGCTCTCAGGGATCTTTCGTCGGTACATATTTATGAGAATGCACCAATCGGGCGGGTTCTTGGGTCGGATCATGTGGTGGGTGTGGTCGCAGGTGACGTGACGGTTGCATGCGATGCGGTGCTGTTTGCGACAGGGGTGCGCCCGCACTCCCCGCATGTGCGGGGATTTTTGAAGAATGCTGATGGCTCAATCGTGGTGAACGAGAAAATGGAGACGTCAGTCCGGGGAGTGTATGCGTGCGGGGATGTGGTTGGCGCTCCGTATTTTACGCCGGTGTCGCGTCTTCAGGGGTTTGCGGCGGCTGATGCGATTCTCGGGGTTTCGCGAACTGTTGATCTGTCGCGTATTCCGTTTACGGTGGTGCTGGGTCTTGATTATACGGTGTGCCGCGATGCGGACGCAAGCGGAGCATCGTTTGCGTCGCCGAATATTGCCGGGCCCGGGTCAGTGTGGCATGTGTCGGATGGGTCGGTTGGGACGATGGAGCTGAATGTGGATACATCGAACGGTCAGATTGTGGGTTTTTCCAGCTCCGGCCCCGGGACTGGACTTGTGGGGACGTATTTAGGATATCTGGTGCGCAAAGGTGTTACGGTGCATGAGTTTTCGTCGATGCTTGAGATCCATCCGATCTCTGACGGGCTCTACTCAATGATCCGGTTCGCTGAGGATCATCTGGCTGATCAAAAACGCGAATAA
- the glyA gene encoding serine hydroxymethyltransferase: MSFLRQFDPEITDLINKEYKRQVEGLELIASENVVAREVMEAMGTILTNKYAEGYPGKRYYGGCEFHDQIENIARDRLCRLFGAEHANVQPHSGSQANEAVYLSFLKPGDKILSQSLNNGGHLSHGDPANISGKYYNITSYGVDLESELLDYAEIEATARKVKPDLIVCGASAYPREIDFKAFAEIAEDVGARSMADIAHISGLCCTGLHNSPVGVTTYVTSTTHKTLRGPRGGVIMCGKEYANSIDKAVFPGLQGGPLMHVIAAKAVCFREALSNEYKEYAEQVVKNCKVLAATLIDEGFRLVTGGTDNHLCLLDLSEQGISGHQAEIALGRAGITVNKNTIPRQHLSPFETSGLRLGTPTITTRGMREEECKQVGVWISRVLHNVENAAVLAETKDEVTTFCLRYPLYPEIRE, from the coding sequence ATGTCATTTTTACGGCAATTTGATCCTGAGATAACGGATCTGATTAACAAAGAGTACAAACGTCAGGTTGAAGGCCTGGAACTGATTGCATCCGAAAACGTCGTTGCCCGCGAAGTCATGGAAGCGATGGGGACAATTCTCACCAACAAATATGCAGAAGGATACCCGGGTAAACGCTACTACGGCGGATGCGAGTTTCATGATCAGATTGAAAATATCGCCCGCGACCGGCTCTGTCGGCTGTTCGGCGCTGAGCATGCCAATGTTCAGCCGCACTCCGGCAGTCAGGCGAACGAAGCGGTCTACCTCTCGTTTTTAAAACCCGGCGACAAAATCCTCAGCCAGAGCTTAAACAACGGCGGCCACCTCTCGCACGGCGACCCGGCAAATATCTCCGGCAAATACTATAACATCACCTCGTACGGCGTGGACCTTGAGTCCGAGCTGCTGGATTATGCGGAAATCGAAGCAACCGCACGCAAAGTAAAGCCTGACTTAATCGTCTGCGGTGCGTCTGCGTATCCGCGTGAGATCGACTTCAAGGCGTTCGCCGAAATTGCCGAGGATGTGGGCGCACGTTCCATGGCTGACATTGCTCACATCTCCGGCCTCTGCTGCACCGGCCTGCACAACTCGCCGGTCGGTGTGACGACCTATGTTACGTCCACAACGCACAAGACCCTTCGCGGTCCCCGCGGCGGAGTGATCATGTGCGGTAAAGAGTATGCAAACTCAATTGACAAAGCGGTGTTCCCCGGTCTTCAGGGCGGCCCGCTGATGCATGTTATCGCGGCAAAGGCGGTTTGCTTCCGCGAGGCGCTGAGCAATGAGTACAAAGAGTATGCTGAACAAGTGGTGAAAAACTGTAAAGTGCTTGCCGCAACTCTGATAGATGAAGGCTTCAGACTTGTAACCGGCGGAACCGATAATCACCTCTGCCTTCTGGATCTCTCAGAACAGGGAATCTCCGGTCATCAGGCTGAGATTGCCCTCGGGCGTGCCGGTATTACGGTGAACAAAAATACGATTCCCCGCCAGCACCTCTCACCGTTTGAGACGTCAGGTCTGCGGCTTGGAACACCGACGATCACCACACGCGGTATGCGTGAGGAGGAGTGTAAGCAGGTGGGCGTATGGATTTCCCGCGTGCTGCACAATGTTGAGAACGCGGCGGTTCTTGCGGAGACGAAGGACGAGGTCACGACGTTTTGTCTGCGCTATCCTCTGTATCCTGAGATTCGGGAGTGA
- the folP gene encoding dihydropteroate synthase, producing MAVQIKGVRVGEGSSPKIMGVLNISPESFFSDSFTRCDEILVRALEMMQEGADMIDLGARSTALTAPPLSVSEERERVVAALRELDGCGAVLSLDTMHPEVLDAALRYDIAAINDINGLGNPLYAKIAADSGLPVIAMAAGNRPGDPVDFSGTLSALRLVCERAERFGISDLILDPGVGKWVEERSVDADWELCRRFSLLQEFERPLLAAVSRKAFIGNAVGKPAEERLFGTLGVLFFLLEQGADIVRVHDVLAVRDVVLVFERLL from the coding sequence ATGGCGGTGCAGATTAAAGGGGTGAGGGTTGGCGAAGGCAGTTCGCCAAAGATTATGGGGGTTTTGAACATCAGCCCCGAGTCTTTTTTTTCGGATTCGTTTACCCGTTGCGACGAGATTCTTGTCCGTGCTCTGGAGATGATGCAGGAGGGTGCGGACATGATCGATCTGGGAGCGCGAAGTACTGCACTAACCGCCCCGCCGTTGAGTGTTTCTGAGGAGCGGGAGCGGGTTGTTGCAGCACTGCGGGAACTTGATGGGTGCGGGGCTGTTCTGTCGCTTGATACGATGCATCCTGAGGTTTTGGATGCTGCGCTGCGGTATGATATTGCGGCGATCAATGATATTAACGGACTTGGGAATCCTTTGTATGCGAAAATCGCTGCGGACTCGGGCCTTCCAGTGATTGCGATGGCGGCAGGGAACAGGCCCGGCGATCCGGTTGATTTTTCCGGGACACTTTCGGCACTGCGGCTGGTGTGCGAGCGGGCAGAGCGGTTTGGGATTTCTGATCTGATTCTTGATCCGGGAGTGGGGAAGTGGGTTGAGGAGAGGTCAGTTGATGCTGACTGGGAGCTGTGCCGGAGGTTTTCTTTGTTACAGGAGTTTGAGCGTCCGCTGCTTGCTGCGGTTTCCCGCAAAGCGTTTATCGGGAATGCTGTGGGAAAGCCTGCTGAGGAGCGGCTGTTTGGGACGCTTGGTGTGTTGTTTTTCCTCCTGGAGCAGGGGGCGGACATTGTGCGGGTGCATGATGTTTTGGCAGTGCGGGATGTTGTTTTGGTGTTTGAGCGGTTACTGTGA